Genomic segment of Myxococcus xanthus:
GCCTGTCTCGGGCAGCCCGCCGACGTCGCCAGCGAGCCCGCTGGACCCGGACTTCCACGAGTACCACGAGGCCTTGCGCGTGCTGAATGCGAACTGGGACACCTTCGATACCGCGGTGGGAGCCCGGGACAACGTGCTCACGCGCGACAACCTGGACGCCATCCTGAACAGCCCGGCGGCATCATCGACGCTGAAGCGCGCCGCGCAGTTCTTCAAGGACCACCCCGCGTACTACGACCGGCTGGAGATGGCCGCGGGCGTGGGGCCGAGGGACGGCATCGTGGGTCGGCCGGATGTCACGGCCGCGCTGCGACAGGCGGATACGGCACGGGCGTCATCCGGAACGCAGCCCGCGAGTGGCGCTGGGGGGAGCCGGCCAGTGGGCGGCGCTTCGTCGAATGTGCGGAGCATCGTCGACAACCCGAACATGAGCATCGAGGACAAGATTCAAGCCATCTTGATGTCCATCTCCAGCGACACGGACGAGGAGATTCTCGACGTGATGGAGCAGATGGCGAACGTGCGCGACCAGCGCGCCTCGTTGGGCACCGGTGAGGCGGACCGGAAGGCGGGCGCGAAGCTGGAGAGCAGCATGCAGGAGCTGGAGCTGCGCCTTCAGCGGCTGGTGGAGAAGCGCAAGGCGATGTTCGACCTGATGAGCAACATGTCCTCGAAGTTCCACGAGATGGCGAAGACGGCCATCTCCAACCTGCGGAGCGCCTGAGCCGTCATGGGACGCATCATCAAACACGAGGGAGCGGTGGCCATGCGGATGCAGCGCGGCGCGGTGCAGGGCTTGAAGGCGTTCGCCCGGGGAGAGGTGACGTGGGCCGAAGTGGAGGGGATGACCTTCGAGGAAGCGAAGGCCATTGCCCAGGTGGGTTGTGACCTGGCGGCGGCGGGACGTCTGGAGGAAGCCCGCATCCTCTTCGAAGGCCTGGTGGAGGGAAACCCGAAGGACGCGGCGGCGCGGGCGGCGCTGGGCACCGTGTACCAGAAGCTGGGCAAACTGGATGACGCCATCGCCGAGTACAGCGCCGCGCTGGAGCGTGAGCCCGACAACCCGGTGGCGCTGGCCAACCGGGGCGAGCTCTACCTCCGCAGGGGAGAGCGCCAGGGCTTCACCGACCTGGCGAACGCGGTGGAGGCGGACCCGCACGGCGAGACGGCGGGCGGCCGCCGGGCGCGGGCGCTGGTGAAGGCCATCACCTTGGTGGCGGTGGAGAAGCTGAAGGAGGACTCGCAGCCGTAGTGCCGGAGTCGGGGGGAGTGGGGCCACCCGGCTGTCGGGGAGTGGCCGGGTGGAGGCAGTCGGCGGGTGGGCTCGGAGAAGAGGCGTGGCCGGAAGGGGAGGGGGGAGCCCACCTGTCGACCGCTGTTTCAGGGCGTGGGAAGCGACGCAATCCGTTCGCCGATGGGCGGATGGCTCATGCCCTTGAGGACGACCCAGCGGGGGGGCTCGGGGTCCATCTTGTTGACGCGCGCGGCCTTCACCAGCATGCGCCGGAAGGCGTCCACGTCATTCGTGAGCCGCAGGGCATAGCGGTCCGCTTCACGCTCACGTTCCCGGGAGAAGGCGCCCGAGATGGGCTTGGCCGTCAGCACGAGGAGGAAGAAGAGCAGGGAGATGAGGGGCAGGTTGCGGATGTCCGCGAAGTGGGTGGCGCCGAACCAGCCCCGCGACGCGGACAGGCGCAAGAGGCGGTCGAGCGCGAAGAGCAGGGCCACCAGCATCAGCGATGAGGCGATGCGGGCGGGCCACTTCGACTCGTTCACATGGCCCGCTTCGTGTGCCACCGCGGCCAGCACTTCGTCCTCCGAGAGTTCCTTGAGGATGATGTCGTTGAGGACGATGGTGCGCGTGGGGCCCTGCCCGGCGAAGTAGGCTTGCAGTCGGCGCGAGGCGACGGAGGTCTCCTCCACGAGGACGTCGGCGAAGGTGATGTCCGCCTGCTCCATGAGGTCCACGATGCGGGTTCGCAGGGGCCCCTCGGGCAGCGCTTTCTGGTTGAAGAAGAGCCTGCTGCGATACGGGTCCAGTGCCCCGGAGACGAGGAGCAGCAGTGCCACGGGCACGCCCAGCACCAGCCACCATTGGCGCAGCTTGCGCGCCAGGCCGAACATGCCGATGACGAGCGCGGAGAGGGCGAAGGCCGCCAGCAACTGGGCCTTGACCATGTCATAGGCGAAGGTGGCGGGCGTCTGCGTGGACATGCCGTGCCGGTGCTCCAGCGTGTAGCTGAACCAGACGTCCACCGGCAGGTAGACGAGCGACACGAACAGGTCCGTGAAGAGGGCGAAGAGCACCGCCGCGCCCCAGCCGGGCTTGCCCCACAGCCGGTCCATGGCGTGGAAGAAGGCGCGGCTGACCGGCGCCGTCCGAAGGAAGCCGAGCCGCCGCTCCAGCCCCGCGGCGGCCGCCACGGCCAGGCGGTGGAGCGGTTGGACGAGTACGCCCAACATGAGCAGCATCAGGGCCAGGTTGGCGAAGGGGCCCACTGCGGCCCGGATGTAGTAGGGCCGATGGAAGGCGTGAATCTCCGCCAGTTGCTCGGGCGTGAAGAGGGGCTCCATGGAACCCCCAGGCTACGCCGTGCGCCCCCGGCCTGCCCAGCCAGGGGCGTTACTG
This window contains:
- a CDS encoding tetratricopeptide repeat protein, with translation MGRIIKHEGAVAMRMQRGAVQGLKAFARGEVTWAEVEGMTFEEAKAIAQVGCDLAAAGRLEEARILFEGLVEGNPKDAAARAALGTVYQKLGKLDDAIAEYSAALEREPDNPVALANRGELYLRRGERQGFTDLANAVEADPHGETAGGRRARALVKAITLVAVEKLKEDSQP
- a CDS encoding M48 family metalloprotease, producing MEPLFTPEQLAEIHAFHRPYYIRAAVGPFANLALMLLMLGVLVQPLHRLAVAAAAGLERRLGFLRTAPVSRAFFHAMDRLWGKPGWGAAVLFALFTDLFVSLVYLPVDVWFSYTLEHRHGMSTQTPATFAYDMVKAQLLAAFALSALVIGMFGLARKLRQWWLVLGVPVALLLLVSGALDPYRSRLFFNQKALPEGPLRTRIVDLMEQADITFADVLVEETSVASRRLQAYFAGQGPTRTIVLNDIILKELSEDEVLAAVAHEAGHVNESKWPARIASSLMLVALLFALDRLLRLSASRGWFGATHFADIRNLPLISLLFFLLVLTAKPISGAFSREREREADRYALRLTNDVDAFRRMLVKAARVNKMDPEPPRWVVLKGMSHPPIGERIASLPTP